The sequence CAAGTTTTTCATTTGCTGAAAACTTTATTTCTTCTCCAGAAAATGCATCTATAAATTCTCCAATAAATTTATCCCCTTTAAAAGTTATATTTTGGTTTTCACCGGAAAAATTAAAAATTGCAAATATTTTATTCCCGTTTTTTTCTCTGATAAAAGCAAAAATATTTTCATCATCAGATGAATTTATTCTTAATAATTTTCCTCCTGATATTCCGTTCCAAAGTGCTTTGTTTTTCTTTTTAATTTGGATTAGATTCTGATAAAATTTTTCTA is a genomic window of Candidatus Cloacimonadota bacterium containing:
- a CDS encoding alpha-glucosidase C-terminal domain-containing protein, whose product is EKFYQNLIQIKKKNKALWNGISGGKLLRINSSDDENIFAFIREKNGNKIFAIFNFSGENQNITFKGDKFIGEFIDAFSGEEIKFSANEKLELKPWGYFVFEGK